Proteins from one bacterium genomic window:
- a CDS encoding ABC transporter ATP-binding protein: MIEIRDVTKTYGSGETAFQALRGVSFTIQDGEFVAIMGPSGSGKSTLMHILGCLDTPTSGAYHLNGKDVSQLSDDELAEIRNQNIGFVFQSFNLLPRTTVVRNTVLPLIYAGIGEEERLQRAHKALIAAGLTSEHFEHKSNELSGGQIQRVAIARALVNDPTMILADEPTGNLDTKTGEIVLGTFDRLNKEHGRTIILITHEHDIAEHAERIISLRDGLIVDDSKRHVRRKVGQKNQ, from the coding sequence ATGATAGAAATACGCGACGTTACCAAGACATACGGATCCGGAGAGACCGCTTTTCAAGCGCTTCGGGGAGTTTCTTTTACCATTCAGGACGGTGAGTTTGTCGCAATTATGGGACCTTCGGGTTCGGGCAAATCAACGCTTATGCATATATTGGGATGCCTCGACACGCCGACTTCCGGCGCATATCATCTCAACGGCAAAGACGTTTCGCAGCTCTCCGATGACGAATTGGCGGAAATACGTAACCAAAACATCGGCTTTGTATTTCAGTCATTCAACCTTCTTCCGCGCACAACCGTCGTACGCAATACCGTTCTTCCTTTAATATATGCGGGAATCGGCGAAGAGGAAAGGCTACAGCGTGCGCATAAAGCCCTTATCGCCGCAGGCTTAACTTCCGAACACTTCGAACATAAATCAAACGAACTCTCCGGCGGGCAGATTCAACGCGTTGCCATTGCCCGGGCTTTGGTGAATGACCCGACGATGATTCTTGCCGACGAACCGACGGGAAATCTCGATACAAAAACGGGGGAAATCGTTCTCGGAACCTTTGACCGTCTTAATAAAGAGCATGGACGCACGATAATTCTTATTACTCACGAACATGATATTGCCGAACACGCGGAGCGCATCATTTCTCTTCGGGACGGCCTTATTGTTGACGATTCAAAACGG
- a CDS encoding RNA polymerase sigma factor yields MKRESEQLIVDYLEGDEKALNLLVDRYLKDVYNFAFKLTHDLQAAEDITQDSFIKAWKHIRTYRQGSNFKGWLFAIARNTAIDWLREKKELSFSSFENEQGVNMLAETLADGEPLPDELIARAEDARFIESLLIQLNPQYREVLVLRHSGNLTFAEMGKILQKPLHTVKSQYRRALVSLRRLFEAEQV; encoded by the coding sequence ATGAAAAGAGAGAGTGAACAATTGATTGTTGATTACTTGGAAGGGGATGAAAAAGCCCTTAATTTACTTGTAGACAGGTATTTAAAGGATGTATACAACTTCGCTTTCAAATTGACGCATGACCTCCAGGCGGCGGAAGACATCACCCAGGATTCTTTCATAAAAGCTTGGAAGCATATACGGACATACCGGCAGGGAAGCAATTTCAAAGGCTGGCTTTTTGCGATTGCCCGCAATACGGCGATTGACTGGTTGCGCGAGAAAAAAGAACTTTCTTTCTCATCGTTTGAAAATGAGCAAGGTGTAAATATGCTTGCGGAAACTCTCGCAGACGGGGAGCCTTTACCTGACGAATTGATAGCAAGAGCCGAAGATGCCAGATTCATTGAATCGCTTTTAATACAGCTCAATCCGCAATACAGGGAAGTACTTGTGCTTAGACATTCGGGCAATCTTACATTTGCCGAAATGGGAAAGATTTTGCAAAAACCTCTCCATACGGTCAAAAGCCAGTATAGAAGGGCTCTTGTTTCTTTACGCAGGCTGTTTGAAGCCGAACAGGTCTAG
- a CDS encoding efflux RND transporter periplasmic adaptor subunit has translation MKKIFSYKIVNNIIKFSKAHKIVSVIIVLALVYGGYTAFAAMRGKTTETRYVLGTVTRGTVIASVSASGQVSSSDSIDIKPKAGGDIVWVGVKAGDTVYAGQALASIDATDAKQSIADAEQSLAQAKLQFQKDSAQAPIDFDKANEALDDAKKELTSTYNDTFNTLSDTYLNLPTVVTGLYNVLYGYDLSPSKSQWNVDVIINVVQVNDAGYETFNNFADTAKSDHSIARGKYDKGLINYKTLTRYSSGDDLEKILTESIDTTTAIAQALQSVLNLLDTAIDYANQHNTTVNSAITTMRTNAKSYLATTNSTLSSLLAQQKSLDASKKSIRDDERNLEILKIGNPTGENPISLQSSAYSISDQERSLQELKNNLANYTITAPFSGVITSLNIKRFDTVSTGTAAATVITNQKIASLSLNEVDAAKIKLGNKVTLTFDAVEDLTLTGEVVEMDAVGTVSQGVVSYAIKISFDTQDERIKPGMTVNASIITEARQDVLTVPASAIVTQSGMNYVQVFNPALQVTGGTQGVPSAVTPERIPVEIGLTDDTNTEILSGVSEGQQIVVRTIASGTAQTTTQSAPSLIGGGGVRSGTSISR, from the coding sequence ATGAAAAAAATTTTCTCATACAAAATCGTTAACAATATAATTAAGTTTTCTAAAGCGCATAAAATCGTGAGCGTGATAATCGTGCTGGCCCTCGTGTACGGAGGGTATACGGCTTTTGCCGCAATGCGCGGTAAAACAACCGAGACTCGTTATGTCCTCGGAACGGTAACGCGAGGCACGGTTATCGCCTCAGTTTCCGCTTCAGGACAGGTTTCCTCTTCCGATTCGATAGACATAAAACCTAAAGCCGGTGGCGACATTGTCTGGGTTGGAGTAAAAGCAGGGGACACGGTGTACGCGGGCCAGGCACTTGCTTCAATTGATGCAACGGATGCGAAACAGTCTATTGCGGACGCCGAACAGTCACTCGCACAAGCAAAACTACAATTCCAAAAAGATTCCGCGCAAGCTCCTATTGATTTTGATAAAGCAAATGAAGCGCTTGATGACGCGAAAAAGGAACTCACTTCAACATACAACGATACTTTTAACACACTGTCGGACACGTATTTAAATTTACCCACCGTTGTTACTGGGCTTTACAACGTATTGTATGGATATGACCTAAGCCCCAGTAAGTCCCAATGGAACGTGGATGTTATTATAAACGTGGTTCAGGTCAACGATGCGGGATACGAGACCTTCAATAATTTTGCCGACACGGCCAAAAGCGATCATTCTATTGCCAGAGGTAAATACGACAAGGGCCTGATTAATTATAAAACACTTACACGGTACTCGAGCGGCGATGATCTTGAGAAAATTCTTACCGAATCAATTGATACCACGACCGCGATAGCCCAAGCGCTTCAAAGCGTTCTCAATCTTCTTGATACCGCAATCGATTATGCTAATCAGCACAATACCACTGTAAATTCTGCAATTACCACTATGCGTACGAATGCAAAAAGCTATCTTGCAACTACAAACAGCACATTGAGTTCGCTTCTAGCCCAACAAAAGTCTCTTGATGCCTCAAAAAAATCTATACGTGACGATGAAAGAAATTTGGAAATTCTCAAAATCGGTAATCCCACAGGCGAAAATCCAATCAGCCTTCAATCAAGTGCATATAGTATTTCCGACCAGGAACGCAGTTTGCAAGAGCTTAAAAACAATCTTGCAAACTATACTATTACGGCACCTTTTAGCGGCGTAATCACATCTTTAAATATCAAACGGTTTGATACGGTGTCAACGGGAACTGCAGCGGCAACTGTTATTACCAATCAAAAAATAGCTTCACTCTCTCTCAATGAAGTCGATGCGGCAAAAATAAAACTCGGAAACAAAGTAACGCTGACATTTGATGCGGTAGAGGACCTTACGCTTACTGGTGAGGTTGTGGAAATGGATGCGGTAGGTACGGTTTCGCAAGGCGTTGTATCCTATGCGATTAAGATTTCTTTTGATACGCAGGATGAAAGGATAAAACCGGGGATGACCGTCAACGCTTCCATTATTACCGAGGCACGGCAAGACGTGCTCACGGTTCCCGCAAGCGCGATTGTGACGCAAAGTGGCATGAATTATGTGCAGGTATTCAATCCCGCTCTCCAGGTGACAGGCGGTACACAGGGAGTGCCATCGGCAGTTACACCGGAAAGAATTCCCGTGGAAATCGGCCTCACTGATGATACAAATACGGAAATACTATCCGGAGTATCGGAAGGACAACAGATTGTCGTGCGAACTATTGCCTCAGGCACGGCCCAAACAACAACACAAAGTGCGCCATCGCTTATAGGCGGTGGAGGTGTACGGAGCGGCACATCCATTTCCCGCTAA
- a CDS encoding M14 family metallopeptidase → MPPLFKKPIVIIVLVFAVLGIGVFTFLNLQKTPELPIVESVTPVHEVIGQSVEGRNIDAYTYGKGETHLLFVGGIHGGYEWNSVILSYEFMDYLDENLDVIPDNVSVTVIPSANPDGVYKVIGKEGRFVIADAPKVADTTGIGRFNANDVDLNRNFDCKWKPTSTWRTKTVSAGTEAFSEPETQAIRDFVLENNPKAVIFWHSQSNAVYASECEAGILPETLDIMNAYSRASGYPAVKSFDVYEITGDAEGWLASINIPAITVELSTHGTIEWGKNLAGIQALFNYYGQIPAQAGTE, encoded by the coding sequence ATGCCGCCTCTTTTTAAGAAACCGATTGTCATAATCGTTCTCGTTTTTGCGGTGCTTGGCATCGGGGTCTTTACGTTTCTAAATCTTCAAAAGACGCCCGAATTGCCAATAGTAGAATCTGTCACGCCTGTACACGAGGTCATCGGCCAGTCTGTTGAAGGACGAAACATTGACGCATATACGTATGGGAAAGGGGAAACGCATCTTTTGTTTGTCGGAGGTATACACGGCGGTTACGAATGGAACAGTGTTATTCTTTCGTATGAGTTTATGGATTATCTCGACGAAAACCTGGATGTCATTCCCGACAATGTGTCCGTTACCGTGATTCCGTCCGCCAACCCCGATGGAGTGTATAAAGTAATCGGCAAAGAAGGACGTTTTGTAATCGCGGATGCGCCAAAGGTTGCGGATACTACGGGGATAGGCCGCTTCAACGCCAATGATGTAGACCTCAACCGAAACTTTGATTGCAAGTGGAAGCCCACAAGCACATGGCGGACAAAAACGGTGAGCGCCGGTACCGAAGCGTTTTCCGAGCCAGAAACGCAGGCTATCCGTGATTTCGTTTTAGAAAATAATCCGAAGGCCGTCATCTTCTGGCACAGCCAATCAAACGCCGTGTACGCGTCGGAATGCGAAGCGGGGATTCTTCCCGAAACACTCGACATAATGAATGCCTATTCGCGCGCATCGGGATATCCGGCTGTTAAATCATTCGATGTATATGAAATCACGGGAGATGCCGAAGGGTGGCTTGCTTCCATAAACATTCCCGCGATTACCGTGGAACTTTCTACCCACGGGACCATTGAATGGGGAAAAAACCTCGCCGGTATCCAGGCGCTTTTCAATTACTACGGTCAAATACCCGCACAAGCGGGTACCGAATAG
- a CDS encoding ElyC/SanA/YdcF family protein, whose product MKRLLLFIALGLGLLIIFVFATNIVIYTGAKAYIYNDALKAPDAQTALIPGAAIFPDGALSSIFIDRADMAIKLYEAKKVSKILVSGDNSTDSHNEVNPVRLYLISKGIPDQDIFLDHAGFDTYSSMYRARDIFGVSSILVCTQSFHLPRSVFIARQLGIKAYGVNADVGHMLFRNYVREVLANEKAALNLIFNRKPKYLGEKIPITEDGRNYP is encoded by the coding sequence ATGAAGCGTCTCTTACTTTTTATTGCATTGGGTTTGGGGCTTTTAATTATTTTTGTCTTTGCTACCAATATAGTTATTTATACAGGGGCAAAAGCATATATATACAATGACGCCCTCAAAGCTCCTGATGCGCAAACAGCGCTTATTCCCGGAGCGGCAATTTTTCCTGACGGCGCACTTTCTTCCATTTTTATTGACCGCGCGGACATGGCCATCAAACTATATGAAGCCAAAAAAGTATCAAAGATTCTTGTTTCCGGAGATAACAGTACTGACAGCCATAATGAAGTGAATCCTGTTCGCCTCTATCTTATAAGCAAGGGCATTCCGGACCAGGACATTTTTCTCGACCACGCCGGCTTTGACACGTATAGTAGTATGTACCGCGCCCGTGACATTTTCGGAGTCTCTTCAATTCTTGTTTGTACCCAGTCATTCCATTTGCCCCGCTCCGTTTTTATCGCGCGTCAACTTGGAATAAAAGCTTATGGAGTAAATGCCGATGTCGGACATATGCTTTTTCGTAATTATGTCCGTGAGGTGCTTGCCAATGAGAAAGCAGCACTCAATCTTATCTTCAATAGGAAGCCGAAATATTTAGGTGAAAAAATTCCAATAACCGAAGATGGAAGAAATTATCCATAA
- a CDS encoding M14 family metallopeptidase: MKNTLIILAVVILLGVGGYFIWANYAVPNEAVTDTNQPGNEQTGGTDTEPVNKEQTVIGKSAEGRDITAYHYGEGNTELLFVGGIHGGYEWNTVLVAYELMDYLKANPTAIPANVKVTVIPALNPDGLNKTVGTAGRFTQADVPTAQNATVAGRFNANNVDLNRNFDCDWQTSAKWQDKIVSGGSSAFSEPESLAMKNYVETSKPKAVVVWYSAAGGVFASNCHNGVSSETQTLTNTYATASGYPAFQNFDFYEITGDMVNWLAKNNIPAISVLLTNHTDTEWSKNEKGIKALLEYYTE; the protein is encoded by the coding sequence ATGAAAAACACACTTATTATATTGGCAGTTGTTATTCTTTTGGGCGTCGGAGGGTACTTTATTTGGGCAAACTATGCTGTTCCCAATGAGGCCGTTACCGATACGAATCAACCGGGGAACGAACAAACCGGCGGGACGGACACCGAGCCTGTAAATAAAGAACAAACGGTTATCGGAAAATCCGCGGAAGGCCGCGACATTACCGCCTATCACTACGGGGAAGGTAATACGGAACTTCTTTTTGTCGGAGGCATACACGGCGGGTATGAATGGAATACGGTTCTTGTCGCGTATGAATTGATGGATTATCTCAAAGCAAACCCGACTGCGATTCCCGCGAACGTAAAAGTTACCGTCATTCCCGCATTGAACCCCGATGGATTAAACAAAACAGTTGGCACGGCGGGCCGCTTTACGCAAGCCGATGTTCCTACGGCACAAAACGCGACGGTGGCGGGACGTTTCAATGCCAACAACGTGGACCTCAACCGAAACTTTGACTGCGATTGGCAGACTTCCGCCAAATGGCAAGACAAGATCGTGAGCGGCGGAAGCAGTGCGTTTTCAGAGCCTGAAAGTCTTGCAATGAAAAATTACGTGGAAACAAGCAAACCGAAAGCGGTTGTCGTCTGGTATAGTGCCGCCGGAGGAGTGTTCGCGTCAAACTGTCACAATGGCGTTTCTTCGGAAACACAGACGCTTACCAACACATACGCTACCGCTTCGGGATATCCCGCTTTCCAAAATTTTGATTTCTATGAAATAACGGGCGACATGGTAAACTGGCTCGCCAAAAACAATATTCCCGCAATCAGCGTTCTTCTCACCAATCACACGGATACCGAATGGTCTAAAAACGAAAAGGGCATTAAGGCTCTCCTTGAATACTACACCGAATAA
- a CDS encoding peptidoglycan-binding protein produces MKLYTSQLLAGIIALAFFSFSFQVYAGARTIVFPVNGKYNFRDDFSEPRDGGTRTHLGIDIIADKMTPVVAATDGVITFIAIPQASWGYSISIRDSEGFSYRYLHLNNDTPGTDDGQGGEANAYAPGLKRRTTVTKGQLIGWVGDSGNAEATISHLHFEIWDPSRTAINPYESLLAASGGKTSSGQSGGSVIMHSNEGGLEEEEQVLITRSLQEGMIDPDILTLHEQLKALGYYAGAIAETYNSVTREAVRQFQNENKLPPTGIADVLTRKAVAASFRLLPTLPVSNTTSATSELSQGSEGEAVRVLQQKLKELGFFSAGVTGYFGPITHASVVAFQNAKGIDPIGIVGPRTRAALDAASSPVAGPFFVFTKFLEQGMRGNDVQELQLLLKREGYFNDEPTGYFGAITRASVIAFQNANDIEPLGIVGPKTRAALNTLQ; encoded by the coding sequence ATGAAACTTTATACATCACAACTCCTCGCGGGAATCATCGCTCTCGCCTTTTTTTCTTTTTCTTTCCAAGTATACGCGGGGGCTCGAACCATCGTATTTCCGGTGAATGGAAAATATAACTTTAGGGACGATTTTTCGGAACCGCGCGATGGCGGAACCCGCACACATCTCGGTATCGATATTATTGCGGATAAAATGACGCCTGTAGTAGCCGCCACCGATGGTGTCATTACCTTTATTGCAATTCCCCAAGCATCATGGGGATATTCAATTAGCATCCGCGATTCGGAAGGTTTTTCTTACCGATATCTTCACCTTAATAACGACACACCGGGAACCGACGACGGACAGGGTGGGGAAGCGAATGCATACGCGCCGGGCTTGAAGCGTAGAACAACCGTTACCAAAGGACAACTTATCGGCTGGGTCGGCGATAGTGGTAATGCCGAAGCGACTATCTCACATCTTCACTTTGAGATATGGGACCCGAGCCGTACTGCCATCAACCCCTATGAAAGTTTGCTCGCCGCTTCAGGAGGCAAAACATCCTCAGGCCAGTCGGGAGGAAGCGTAATAATGCATTCAAACGAGGGCGGTCTCGAAGAAGAGGAACAAGTTCTAATCACAAGAAGCCTCCAGGAAGGAATGATTGACCCCGATATCCTCACACTCCACGAACAACTTAAAGCTCTTGGCTATTACGCGGGAGCGATTGCCGAGACTTATAATTCCGTTACGCGGGAGGCTGTCAGGCAATTTCAAAATGAAAATAAATTGCCACCGACAGGAATCGCTGATGTGCTTACCCGCAAGGCAGTAGCCGCTTCATTCAGGCTTCTGCCTACGCTTCCGGTTTCAAATACAACTTCTGCGACTTCAGAGTTATCCCAGGGTTCGGAAGGGGAGGCCGTCCGTGTATTACAGCAGAAACTCAAAGAACTCGGTTTTTTCTCAGCAGGTGTGACGGGGTATTTCGGACCCATTACGCATGCGTCTGTTGTTGCGTTCCAGAATGCGAAAGGAATCGACCCGATCGGCATTGTGGGACCGAGAACACGAGCCGCGCTTGATGCGGCAAGCAGTCCTGTTGCCGGACCGTTTTTTGTCTTTACAAAATTTCTTGAACAGGGGATGCGGGGAAATGACGTGCAGGAACTTCAGCTTTTGCTTAAGCGTGAAGGATACTTTAATGACGAACCGACGGGGTACTTCGGAGCCATCACCCGCGCTTCGGTTATTGCCTTCCAAAATGCGAATGACATTGAACCTCTGGGTATTGTAGGACCAAAAACTCGCGCGGCCCTAAATACACTCCAGTGA